A portion of the Sabethes cyaneus chromosome 3, idSabCyanKW18_F2, whole genome shotgun sequence genome contains these proteins:
- the LOC128743885 gene encoding uncharacterized protein K02A2.6-like, which yields MVKPKVKGASGSPVVIPELQQPAATIMPLALPPPPPLQTAGSLYANWIKFKQAFEFWMKGAGHFRQESDVQVAILLSVIGPEGLEIFNVLPLKEEDKEEFEEVIEAFDAYCGKKKNVIFERFVFTHRHQSEGEKFDDFLREITTLVKTCEYGIMRDSLLRDQIVFGLYDGLFADKLMGKEAVELALDKVIDACKIEEQRKEQLKVMHRDGQSSLSRVDSIKNKGFYTNKKDEKQKNQSQNRYKTKKSVKNTNRTNTTMPNNTKPNAILKCSYCGYDHPKGKYPAFGKNCTACGKLNHFSRACTSNKIKSAGEVSVCYIDVIETREGTQWNEEVRIGSMNIRFKLDTGADVNILPARVLSEFGISDLDEAPIALQGFGSASKISPLGKKTLSVTCREVTRDLDFVIVDLNVKPILGLKSCVDLGLVQRVLDVQTDENAGSKFVQRNFDVFSGIGCFKQQYQLKIEPKATPIAKPARRVAFALMDKLRAELERLCENKISAPVNEPTEWISNLTIVEKPDKSLRLCLDPRDLNKVLLKEPFLIPTIDDLRVKLANKSIFSVFDLKDGFFQIELDRKSSFLCSFNTPFGVYRYKRLPFGLSISPEVFQKFNEENFSDIAGVFVYIDDLLIYADNEEEHDCIMKKVIERARQRNIKFNSNKLQYRVNKVRYLGHEVSKLGFRPDQSRLDDLQEIRSPSSKVELQKILGMINYIRAFIPHLAELSKPLRDLLKKDCVFAWRKPQEDCLDKIKRFIKNSPHLSAFDDKIPIKIQCDASQNGLGACLMQNGKPIAFSSRSLNDAETRYAQIEKEMLAIVYSFKKFHNYVYGRNFAVENDHKPLVSIMEKSLCDIPSSRLQKLRIKLLPYCFTLSYLPGKHMYIADVLSRFSRKVLMPDEVEEDLTGYVHTINISNTHFRKALMEYRNSPLKDLNLSPAELLMSRKCNTFLPISYNLLQPQVQHCAEQQRWHSETQKSYYDRGSKERNDLEVGDEVMYLNKYSQWEKAIIESLADTPRSYWIRSNDGTLNLIKKEVQIVILMLGWTKMFALVKKMFRVEVKD from the exons ATGGTGAAACCGAAAGTAAAAGGTGCTTCCGGATCTCCGGTCGTTATTCCGGAACTGCAGCAACCAGCGGCAACAATCATGCCGCTCGCTCTACCACCACCGCCGCCATTGCAAACGGCGGGAAGTCTCTACGCTAACTGGATAAAATTCAAGCAGGCGTTTGAATTTTGGATGAAAGGAGCAGGTCACTTCCGGCAAGAAAGTGATGTGCAAGTGGCTATCTTGTTATCGGTTATCGGTCCAGAGGGTCTGGAAATCTTCAACGTTCTACCATTGAAGGAAGAAGATAAGGAAGAATTCGAGGAGGTGATTGAAGCTTTTGATGCGTATTgtggaaagaaaaagaacgtgatCTTCGAGCGGTTTGTCTTTACACACCGTCATCAGAGTGAAGGGGAAAAATTCGACGATTTTCTGAGGGAAATTACAACCTTAGTGAAGACATGTGAATATGGAATTATGAGGGATAGTTTGTTGAGGGATCAAATTGTGTTCGGGTTGTACGATGGACTTTTCGCAGATAAGTTGATGGGAAAGGAAGCTGTTGAGCTTGCCTTGGATAAAGTTATCGATGCGTGCAAAATCGAAGAACAACGGAAAGAACAATTGAAAGTGATGCACCGTGATGGACAGAGTTCATTGTCGCGTGTAGATTCGATTAAGAATAAGGGATTTTATACTAACAAAAAggacgaaaaacagaaaaatcaatCGCAAAATCGTTATAAAACTAAAAAGTCAGTGAAAAATACTAACCGTACTAACACGACAATGCCAAACAATACAAAACCTAACGCCATTTTAAAGTGTAGCTATTGTGGCTATGATCACCCGAAAGGAAAATACCCGGCTTTCGGCAAAAACTGTACAGCATGCGGTAAATTAAACCACTTTAGTAGAGCTTGCACAAGTAACAAGATCAAAAGTGCTGGTGAAGTATCAGTTTGTTACATAGACGTTATTGAAACACGTGAGGGAACTCAATGGAACGAAGAAGTTAGGATCGGTAGCATGAACATTAGGTTCAAGTTAGATACTGGAGCGGATGTGAACATTTTACCAGCTCGTGTCTTGTCAGAATTCGGTATTAGTGATCTTGATGAAGCGCCCATCGCTTTACAAGGATTTGGATCAGCCTCGAAAATTAGCCCACTCGGAAAGAAGACACTCAGTGTCACATGTCGTGAAGTGACTCGCGATTTAGATTTTGTGATAGTCGATCTGAACGTTAAACCTATACTAGGTTTGAAAAGTTGTGTGGATTTGGGGTTAGTCCAGCGCGTTTTAGATGTGCAAACGGATGAGAATGCTGGAAGTAAATTTGTGCAACGGAATTTTGATGTGTTTTCGGGTATTGGTTGTTTTAAACAACAATATCAATTGAAGATTGAGCCAAAGGCTACACCTATTGCAAAGCCTGCAAGACGAGTAGCTTTTGCTTTAATGGATAAATTAAGAGCTGAACTGGAGCGGTTGTGTGAAAATAAAATCAGTGCTCCTGTAAATGAACCAACAGAATGGATTTCTAACCTCACTATTGTCGAGAAACCAGACAAATCACTCAGGCTTTGTCTCGACCCACGTGATTTGAACAAAGTGCTACTGAAGGAGCCATTTTTGATTCCAACAATTGATGATTTGCGAGTGAAATTGGCGAATAAAAGTATATTTTCAGTATTTGATCTGAAAGATGGATTTTTCCAAATTGAGCTAGATAGAAAATCAAGTTTTTTATGTAGTTTCAATACACCATTTGGGGTTTATCGCTACAAACGATTACCCTTTGGTCTCTCTATTTCGCCAGAAGTGTTTCAAAAGTTTAACGAAGAAAACTTTTCGGACATCGCAGGGGTTTTCGTCTACATAGACGATCTCTTGATTTATGCTGATAATGAAGAAGAGCATGATTGTATCATGAAAAAAGTAATCGAGCGTGCTAGACAACGGAACATTAAATTCAATTCGAACAAATTACAATATCGAGTGAATAAAGTACGCTATCTAGGACATGAGGTCTCTAAGTTGGGATTTCGCCCAGATCAAAGCCGACTGGATGATCTACAGGAAATTAGGTCGCCATCTTCAAAAGTTGAACTACAGAAGATTTTGGGAATGATTAATTACATTAGGGCGTTTATTCCTCATTTGGCTGAGTTGTCAAAGCCATTACGCGATTTGCTGAAAAAGGATTGTGTTTTCGCTTGGAGAAAGCCACAAGAAGACTGTTTGGATAAAATTAAGCGTTTTATCAAGAATTCTCCTCATTTGAGTGCATTTGATGATAAAATTcccataaaaatacagtgtgatGCATCTCAAAATGGGTTAGGTgcttgtttgatgcaaaatggaAAACCGATCGCGTTTTCGTCTAGAAGTTTGAATGATGCAGAGACACGATATGCGCAGATTGAAAAAGAAATGCTGGCAATCGTGTATTCTTTCAAAAAGTTTCATAATTATGTTTACGGTCGAAATTTTGCAGTAGAAAATGATCATAAACCATTGGTTTCAATTATGGAAAAGAGCCTCTGTGATATTCCGTCATCAAGACTACAAAAGCTTCGCATTAAGTTGCTGCCATACTGTTTTACGTTGAGTTATTTGCCTGGAAAGCACATGTACATCGCTGATGTGCTCTCTCGGTTCTCTCGGAAAGTTTTAATGCCTGATGAGGTAGAGGAAGATCTCACAGGTTATGTTCATACCATCAATATTAGTAATACAC ATTTTCGTAAAGCGTTGATGGAGTACAGAAATTCGCCTTTGAAAGATTTGAATCTTTCGCCAGCTGAGCTATTGATGAGTCGTAAGTGCAATACCTTTCTACCCATTTCGTACAATTTGTTACAACCTCAAGTTCAACATTGTGCCGAACAGCAAAGATGGCACTCGGAAACGCAGAAGAGTTACTATGATCGTGGTAGCAAAGAGAGAAATGATCTTGAGGTGGGAGATGAGGTTATGTATTTGAATAAATACAGCCAGTGGGAGAAAGCAATCATAGAATCACTAGCTGATACACCCAGATCATATTGGATTCGTAGCAATGACGGTACTTT AAACTTGATCAAGAAAGAAGTTCAAATAGTAATACTGATGTTAGGATGGACGAAAATGTTCGCACTGGTCAAGAAAATGTTCCGCGTAGAAGTGAAAGATTAA